The genomic DNA ACCAGGCTCCGAGACGGATATCAGAGATTTCATTGGCATGCGCTTGAAGCGGGTTGAGCTTGCGCAAGAACCAAACGACCACGATGACTTCGATCAAGCCGACGAATGCCACTCCGAATTGATTGATGAAGTAGTCAGCTACATCGAGGAAGCGCAACCCGTTCTGAGTCGCAAATAGAATAGAGACAATTGCCGAAAGTCCACCGCCGAACAAGACAGCCTTCTTGCGGGAGATTCCAAATTTCTCTGAGACCGCTGCGACATATGTCTCTGTGATTGAAATAAGAGAGGTCAAACCGGCTAAGACGAGAGATGCGAAGAAAAGGAAGCCGAATAACCCATTGAGTGCAGGAAAAGAATTGATGATCTGCGGAAACACTACAAAGGCGAGACCAACGCCCCCACTAACGACATCCTGGACGGAAAGACCTTGGGATTGAGCCATGAATCCTAGTGCTGCAAAAACCCCAATACCGGCCAGCAACTCAAAACTGGAGTTACCAAATCCAGTGATGAACGCATTGTTGGTGATATCTGACTTCTTCGGAAGATAACTTGAGTACGTAATCATGATGGCGAATGCAATGGATAAACTGAAGAAAATCTGTCCATATGCTGCTACCCATACGCTTGGATCAGCGATCTTTGAGAAATCAGGTTTGAAGAATGCATCCAGACCTTCCATTGCACCAGGAAGAGTGACGGCTCTGATTACAATGATTAAAAAGATAATAACAAGTGCAGGAATGAAAATCTTATTGGCTACTTCAATTCCTTTCTTAACTCCCCGGAAGAGAATCCCCAACGCCACCGCCCAAACGATGACCAATGGAATGAACACTCCAGGTACAATGCTTCCCGTCTGTCCGGCATCCGCTGACAAATTCAAATATTTCCCGAAAAGAAACCCTTCTGTATCATCTCCCCATCCAAGATTGAAGGAGAATACGCTGTAAGACATGGCCCATGCAATGATGACCGAGTAGTAGGTCGAGATAATAAACGCAATGGCAACCTGCCACCAACCAAGCCATTCAAGCTTGCGGTTCATCCTGAAATAAGAGAGCGGAGCGGACCCTCGATATTTATGCCCGATCGTGAATTCCATGATCAAAAGTGGAATCCCCGCCGTTAAGAGGGCAAATAGATACGGGATGAAGAATGCCCCTCCTCCGTTCTCATAGGCGACTGCCGGGAATCGCCAGATATTCCCTAGTCCGATGGCGGATCCGACAGCCGCCATGATAAAACCTGCACGGGTGCCGAACTGACTGCGATTTTCCATCTTATTTCCCCCTGTGTCATTCCAATCGGATTCGATTGAAATTTTTATATTTTCTGAACATTAAATCTAAAGACAGTATAGCTAGTTCTAGGACAATTGTCAAAGAGATTTTTCATAATTCTGACACATTACAAGAGAATGCATTACTTATTCACCACGCCTCTTTCCCCATGTGAAGATGTACCTGCGGAGAACGGCTGACTCCCCATCATCCCCCAAAAAAAAGAAGCCGGGATGAATTCCCGGCTTCCTGCTAATGCTGTTCTGCCACTGTTTCTGATTTCTTCCCGATCAGGAACGACACACCCACGACAAGCACGATGACCGTCAGCAGCCCGAGCCACGTGTTCTCGGTGAATCCGAGGACAAGATAGCCGACTGCCGCTGCACCCGCTGCAATGAGGGCATATGGCAGCTGGGTGAGGACGTGGTCGATGTGATTGCTCCCTGCTCCGGTGGAGGAAAGGATGGTAGTATCCGAAATCGGAGAGCAGTGGTCTCCGAATACCGCTCCGGCAAGGACGGCCGCCATGGATGGAAGCAGGATCGTGATATCCGTATTGGCCGCGATCTCACCTGCAATCGGGAGAAGCAACCCGAAGGATCCCCAGGAAGTTCCCGTCGAAAAGGCCATGAATCCAGCCACAACGAACAGGATGAAAGGCAGGGCCGCTACAGGTATGCTCGATTGTTCAACGAGACCCGCAAGATACTTCCCTGTCTCCAATTCTCCGATCAGCGTAACGATCGTCCAAGCGAAGAACAGGATGTAAACGGCTGGCAACATCGACTTAACCCCCTCGATGATCCCTTTACCGAGTGCACTCCCTTCCACGCCTTTCATACTCACCTGTCTGAGGAAGAAGAGCAGGGAAACGATAAATCCGACAACCCCTCCGAGAATCAGCGAAAGTGTTACATCGGTGTTCTCGAACACTTTGAGAAGATCGAAGGATCCCACCGCACGGTATCCGGTCCACAGCATGGCACCGACCGTTCCGACGACGAGAGCAACAATCGGCCAGACAAGGTCACCGACTGTTCCCCTTGGGCTGACGGGAAGCTCATTTTTAAGTTCTCCTGGGATTTCTTTTGATGCATCATACAGCTCACCTGTCTGGATCGCTTTCACTTCATGCTCACGCATTTTCCCAAAGTCGATGCCCCTGATGGCAATCAACAATACGAAAAGGATCGTGGCCCAAACGTAAAAGTTCATCGGAACAACTTGCACGAAGGCAGAAAATGCCGAAATGTCGGTCACATTATGCGCAGCCAGGATCGTCCCCATGATGCCGATGATGTACGCCCCCCAGCTTGAAACCGGTGAAACCACACAAATGGGAGCTGAAGTCGAATCAATGATATAGGCAAGTTTTGCCCTTGAAATATTGTGACGGTCCGTGACAGGACGTGCTACCTGACCGACCGCAAGTGCATTAAAATAATCGTCGATGAAGATGATGATACCGAGTACGGCTGCAAGGAGTTGTGCACCCCTGCGGGTCTTCACTCGCTTGATGGCCCATTCACCGAAGGCACGGCTTCCGCCCGTGATATTGATGAATGCCGTGATGATACCAAGCAGAAGCAGGAAAAGGATGATGAAGATATTCCCTTTATTCCATTCTCCATCTGCGTATAGATTCCCGATGAAACCATCCCATACGAGGGAGATCGTTTCTACGATTGAAAAATTGGCTATTAAGAGTGCTGATGCTACAATCCCTACACCGAGGGATAAAAGTACCCTCCGCGTCAGTACGACCATCAAGATGGCCAAGAGTGGCGGGATCAATGAGTAAATGGTGTTTTCCATGAGTTCCTCCTATGAATTGATAGGGGGGAAGTGCTGAAACATGATAGAAGGCAAACAAAAAAGGCAATGATAGAGATACTATCATTACCTTGTCAGTAACGTAAGTGCTCCATCACGATCTGTAGCTCCCCATTATAGAGTACCTCTATAATGACAGTGTCATCCTTTTTCAAGATAACCCCAGCACCCATGCATTCGACATACATGGCTACTTCGGCAAAAGTTCCCTTTCATCTGTTCTCTCAGTTGTCATCCTCAAACAGCTTACTAATGAACCCTGCGCCTCTACCCCATCGGATTGATGATGTGGTTGCTTATAAAATTTTCTATACAACTATATCAAACTGCCGGGTCTTTGACAATGGATATTCCCTATATGGAAATATTTTAAACCATTCAACGCAAAAAAGACCCCACGATAGAGGGGGGTCATGTACGGGAAGGGATCCCGACTTCAAAATCCGGATCAAAGCCCGTGATGATGATATCAAATTCCTTGCTCAAATCGATTTCATAAGGGGTTTCCAGACGTTCTCCCAGCTCTTCGACGATCCGTACAACAGGACGGTCGGTCACCCCTTGATTCTGCTCGGCCACGATGGCTTTCCGATCATCATTCAGCTCGATGATCATCCCATTCGGATAGATGGCCACGGAGCGCCTGAAGGCTTCGATGACCTCCCTGTCGAACAGGGTCCCCGCTCCTGCATAAAGGATCTCGAGCGCCTGATGGGGAAGCATGGCATCCCGGTATACCCGGTTGGAGGTCATGGCATCAAAGACGTCAGCGACCGCGATGATCTTGGCGAATGGATGGATATCTTCTTCTGTGATTCCCCTTGGATACCCGGATCCGTCTAATCTCTCATGATGCTGATACGCACAGTGCGCTACCAGGATGGATACCGAATGGAGACCGCGGAGAATTTCGAATCCCCTCTCGGAATGGAGTTTGATTTCAGCAAATTCCGCTTCCGTCAGTCTGCCCGGCTTCATGAGGATTTCCTCCGATATGCACATTTTGCCGATATCATGAAGAATCGCTCCAACCCCGAGCTGTTCGAGCTGCTTTTGGGGAAGATTCAGCTTAAGGCCGATCGAAAGGGTATAGAGTGTCACATTGAACGAATGATGGAAGATATAAGAATCATAGGAGAAAACATCTGTCAGGATCGTCAGAAGGTCATTGTTCTCCTTGACTTCCTGCAGGACGACTCCGATGATGCCAGTCATTTGCCTAGCACTCTCCTCAAACAACACGCTTTTCGGGATGCCCGATTGCTTGACCTGACTGAATGCCTTCTCGATGCTTTTGATCGTCTCCTGTCTCACTTTCTTTGAAACGGTCTCTTTGACCTCGATTCCATGGGAAAGAGAATCTTCGATATAAACATATTGAATATTCAACTCTAACAGCCGCTGAATCATGCGGTCCGTGAGCGGCACGCGATCATGAATCAGCATCTTTCCTCTCATGTTATAGACCGGTGAACCTAGAACCATGCCGGATCTGATGGACCTTGTAGAAATGAGCATCATACTAATCTCCTATATATCCCCTTCATTTTTCGACAAAATTTACTAATATGTCCATTATAAAGGAAACCTGTAATTCTGCAAGGTATAATTACCTATTGCAAGGATTATTCATAGAAGAAAGGAAAACCTGTTGCTTCAATTATTCATTTTGCCGAGTTTCCACCCAAGGACATCCCGCAAGAACTCAGGCATGAAATACTTTTTCGGTTTTGTTTTTAGAGAAGGGAAGAAGTGACCGAATGTAAACATATCCGGCAGTGCCACCTTGTAGCTCTCATGAGGATCAAGACGCTCTCCTTCCACCAACAGATCACCTTCAGTAAAGCTGATATTGGTGTAAACGAATTGCCCGAGGACCTTACCCCTGAATCCCAGACCTTTCACTTCAAGAGCTGGCCACGATTCATTTAAGGTGAGCGTGATGATCTCCTTCAGCTCTTCTCCCGTGAGCGTGATCAGACACGGATTAATCGGGTGTGGCAGGATGTGATGCAGGTCCCTCTTTGTGACGGCCCCTGTTTGCAGGCCTTCCATGAGGAGTCCCGCATTCACGAACGAACAATCGGCATCTGTCCACTCCATGAGCGCTTCACTGAGAAGGAGTGGTAGCGGCGACGGAGCATACCAGTCGACGGAGAGCCCTGTTTTCAGATCAGCAATTTCTTCCTCCAGTAATGCTTGACCCTCCAGTACCCACCTTCGTTTTTCATCCGGCTCAACCCCGGTCTCAGGAAGATCTTCATACGCATAGAGCCCGGCTTTCCTCGTGAGGATTTTCTTGCTTGAAGAATCCACTTCGATCACCATATGACCGACAAAATTCCCGTACTTGCCCGCTGCACCGAGAAGGGTGCCGTTGACCTCCTTCCCTTCCTGAAGGATGTGATGGGTGTGGGCTCCGAGGATGACGTCCACTTCGGGGAACTCCTCCCCGATCCATTCATCATCACGGATGCCCAGATGGGATAAAAGGATGAGCACGTCCACTTTCGGCCTCAGTTCGTCCAACAGCTTCCTCAGCTCAGCGATCGGCTCGGTGACGGTCCAGCCCAGCGCCTGATAAAAAGGATAGAAAGGCGCCGTTAAACCAAGGACCCCGATCTTCACGTCCCCTTTCGTCCGGTAGATCTGATAAGGGGTGACCCAATCCGGCATCGCCATGGATTCGTCGAAGAGGTTCCCAAGGATGATCGGGAATGCCGCTTCATCATACAGGTGATTCAATTCTTCATGATCAAGGGTGATGCCCTCGTTGTTCCCGATCGTGACTCCGTCGTACCCTGCTTCGTTCAGGAACTTGATGTTACCCTTTCCGAGGGTGGCCTCTGTGAGAGGATGGGAGCGATCGACATGATCTCCTACATCAAATACGAAGACCTCTTCTCCTTCGCTCTCATGCAGCAGTCTCCGGTCCTTCATGAGGTCCCTTATCCTCGACCAGTGCTCAAAATGACTATGCAAATCATTGGTGTGATAAATATGGATCGTTTCTTTCAATTAAGTTCACTCCTGTAAGGCTTTGCCTTTTTCTACATGTGCATCAGAACAGATCCAGCTGCTTCGGTGCAAGGCCGCTGTACTGTATTCCAAGCAGTTCGATCATCTGTTTGGCATTATCCGCTGCGTCACCGCCTGAATTATTATTGAAAAGGATATACAGATCCTTCGATTCTTGCTCAAGCTTCCTGATATGGGGAATCCACTCCTCAAGCTCGGCCTGATTATACCGGTAGAGATAACGGACCTCACGCCAGTTTTCCTGACCCGTGTGATTCCAGCCATACACATTCCGTCCGTGGAACCGGATGAGGGTGGCATCTCCATTCGTCGCTTCGACCACTCTTGGGACAGATCCCTCTCCAGCCTGAGGCTCATCACAGATCGAATGGATCCAGTCTTCATCCTTCATGAAACCGAGCGTCCCCTGGCGGAAATCAGGTGAATACCAGCTTTGGTGACGAAACTCAAGAGACACCGGGATCCCCTGCATCTGTTCCCTACAATATCTGATATAGTTCACATTATCTTTTGTACAGTCGAACCATGGCGGGAATTGGAATAGGACCATGGCAAGCTTACCGCTCTCTAGGAATGGAACGAGGGATTCCTTGAATGCCTCAAACATGGCATCCTTTGATTCAAACGGGATCTCACCGCGCTGATGCCCCGTCATCCCCTGATAGGCCTTCACGATGAATCGGAACGCATCAGGTGTTTCATCCACCCATTTCCTTACATTCTTCACCGGCTGTACGGCATAAAAGGATGCATCCACTTCCACCACCGGGAAGTGGGCGCCGTACTCCTTCAGCTTATCCCTTGCCGGGACGTTTTCATAAAGGGTGTCATGGTCCCCCCACCCAGTCACGCCAACATAGATCATCGTTCAGCACCTGCCTTTTATGTGAATTCATTCTATCACACA from Rossellomorea marisflavi includes the following:
- a CDS encoding sodium-dependent transporter, whose protein sequence is MENRSQFGTRAGFIMAAVGSAIGLGNIWRFPAVAYENGGGAFFIPYLFALLTAGIPLLIMEFTIGHKYRGSAPLSYFRMNRKLEWLGWWQVAIAFIISTYYSVIIAWAMSYSVFSFNLGWGDDTEGFLFGKYLNLSADAGQTGSIVPGVFIPLVIVWAVALGILFRGVKKGIEVANKIFIPALVIIFLIIVIRAVTLPGAMEGLDAFFKPDFSKIADPSVWVAAYGQIFFSLSIAFAIMITYSSYLPKKSDITNNAFITGFGNSSFELLAGIGVFAALGFMAQSQGLSVQDVVSGGVGLAFVVFPQIINSFPALNGLFGFLFFASLVLAGLTSLISITETYVAAVSEKFGISRKKAVLFGGGLSAIVSILFATQNGLRFLDVADYFINQFGVAFVGLIEVIVVVWFLRKLNPLQAHANEISDIRLGAWWKVCLGVITPVVLGFMMFGLFKINLLKQFDTENGNYEGYPDMFINLSGWAVAAFALVLGFLFTVKRWSSKTEADTTYKEVS
- a CDS encoding Na+/H+ antiporter NhaC family protein codes for the protein MENTIYSLIPPLLAILMVVLTRRVLLSLGVGIVASALLIANFSIVETISLVWDGFIGNLYADGEWNKGNIFIILFLLLLGIITAFINITGGSRAFGEWAIKRVKTRRGAQLLAAVLGIIIFIDDYFNALAVGQVARPVTDRHNISRAKLAYIIDSTSAPICVVSPVSSWGAYIIGIMGTILAAHNVTDISAFSAFVQVVPMNFYVWATILFVLLIAIRGIDFGKMREHEVKAIQTGELYDASKEIPGELKNELPVSPRGTVGDLVWPIVALVVGTVGAMLWTGYRAVGSFDLLKVFENTDVTLSLILGGVVGFIVSLLFFLRQVSMKGVEGSALGKGIIEGVKSMLPAVYILFFAWTIVTLIGELETGKYLAGLVEQSSIPVAALPFILFVVAGFMAFSTGTSWGSFGLLLPIAGEIAANTDITILLPSMAAVLAGAVFGDHCSPISDTTILSSTGAGSNHIDHVLTQLPYALIAAGAAAVGYLVLGFTENTWLGLLTVIVLVVGVSFLIGKKSETVAEQH
- a CDS encoding HD-GYP domain-containing protein, translated to MMLISTRSIRSGMVLGSPVYNMRGKMLIHDRVPLTDRMIQRLLELNIQYVYIEDSLSHGIEVKETVSKKVRQETIKSIEKAFSQVKQSGIPKSVLFEESARQMTGIIGVVLQEVKENNDLLTILTDVFSYDSYIFHHSFNVTLYTLSIGLKLNLPQKQLEQLGVGAILHDIGKMCISEEILMKPGRLTEAEFAEIKLHSERGFEILRGLHSVSILVAHCAYQHHERLDGSGYPRGITEEDIHPFAKIIAVADVFDAMTSNRVYRDAMLPHQALEILYAGAGTLFDREVIEAFRRSVAIYPNGMIIELNDDRKAIVAEQNQGVTDRPVVRIVEELGERLETPYEIDLSKEFDIIITGFDPDFEVGIPSRT
- a CDS encoding bifunctional metallophosphatase/5'-nucleotidase, whose product is MKETIHIYHTNDLHSHFEHWSRIRDLMKDRRLLHESEGEEVFVFDVGDHVDRSHPLTEATLGKGNIKFLNEAGYDGVTIGNNEGITLDHEELNHLYDEAAFPIILGNLFDESMAMPDWVTPYQIYRTKGDVKIGVLGLTAPFYPFYQALGWTVTEPIAELRKLLDELRPKVDVLILLSHLGIRDDEWIGEEFPEVDVILGAHTHHILQEGKEVNGTLLGAAGKYGNFVGHMVIEVDSSSKKILTRKAGLYAYEDLPETGVEPDEKRRWVLEGQALLEEEIADLKTGLSVDWYAPSPLPLLLSEALMEWTDADCSFVNAGLLMEGLQTGAVTKRDLHHILPHPINPCLITLTGEELKEIITLTLNESWPALEVKGLGFRGKVLGQFVYTNISFTEGDLLVEGERLDPHESYKVALPDMFTFGHFFPSLKTKPKKYFMPEFLRDVLGWKLGKMNN
- a CDS encoding DUF72 domain-containing protein, with translation MIYVGVTGWGDHDTLYENVPARDKLKEYGAHFPVVEVDASFYAVQPVKNVRKWVDETPDAFRFIVKAYQGMTGHQRGEIPFESKDAMFEAFKESLVPFLESGKLAMVLFQFPPWFDCTKDNVNYIRYCREQMQGIPVSLEFRHQSWYSPDFRQGTLGFMKDEDWIHSICDEPQAGEGSVPRVVEATNGDATLIRFHGRNVYGWNHTGQENWREVRYLYRYNQAELEEWIPHIRKLEQESKDLYILFNNNSGGDAADNAKQMIELLGIQYSGLAPKQLDLF